In Glycine soja cultivar W05 chromosome 10, ASM419377v2, whole genome shotgun sequence, the genomic stretch agatttttttatccataacaATCAAATTCACATATTATATAGTTAGATTCTTTGATAAATAGTTGAATATTTAAGACAAATTCAGATTATAAAACGATTTGTAAGATTCAGAGATTAGAAGAAATTTGTAAGATAAAAGGTTGGGAttagaagaaatttttttatataatatgatattttaattggtatattttaaagataaaaaagatttaaaattatttagtttacttTATGTGGCAAAATCATGGTGATATTATTGCGAAATATAAGTCAACTTTGCTAAATGATTAGTCATTGCAGGGCCACTTGATTGACATTGCAATAATAGATTAACAATAGCCAAAACTAATTTGATCGAAAATTTTCCAAACACTCAAGATCAAGTGATGAACCCGTATTTTGATTCATCTCCTAATATCGTCTCTCTCGGTTGGAGTTGGATGGAGGCAAGTAGTAACGTATAAAGCCATAACATATGGTTGGACAAAAGGctacttttattatttgatattgTTAGAAATCCCCCAAGTTCACAATGCCGTTTTGAGCAACTTCAGAAAATTGAGTCACTCTTTCATTAGTAATTATAAAAgacacattattttattttgtttcttattttcaagaatttgttcacaaaataataaaagcatAGCCCGCAATGCTTGAAAATAGGAAACAGAACTAAAATAACATGACCTTTTTGTAATTACTAATGAAATCATATTTTCTTAAACCGAAGCATGCTTTTAAAACTGTTCTCACAGTTTTTCACCTGCTCTTTGTAGGACTGTTCTAAGTTCATCTGCTATCTGATGAAGTACGATAGGTTTTTGGATCAATCCATTCATTCCTGCAAGTAGGCATTTCTCCCTCACATGTTCTTCTGCACTTGTTATAAGAGCTATAATCAAGGGCCAACTACGGCTATGGAACTTCCGGATTCTCTTTGCCAATTCAAAGCCATCCATTTCGGGCATGTGAAGATCCAACAGGATAATTCTGAATGAGTTACCAGCACCACTTACAGCACTCAGGCACTCAAACCCTGATGAAACAGCAATTACTTGACAACCAAGCTTCTCAAGTAGCTTCTTGGTCACGGTCCTGTTTACACCATCGTCCTCGGCTAACACAACCTTAAGGCCTCTGAACTGTGAGCTTGAATAATCTTTAGGTGCAAATATGGATTTTTCAAGTGATGGTCCTATCTGAAACTTGAGAAGAAGTGTCATGCCTTGCACCAAACCAAGGGAGTTCGGTGATATCCATATATTACCTTGCATCATCTGCATATTATTCCACATTGTAAAGTCAGAGTTACAAAAACAATCATATAATGatcaattaaaaaacattacatAAGGTTCATTTGCTGAACAAATTAGCAGATAGGCAAGTTCAGAGAAAGAAATTTGGGTTTGTGGCAAAACACTTCAGCATTTGCTAGAGCTATTCACCCACTTAACCCCAAAATGCATGAACTTTCTTATTGGTCGCCTAATCCAACtgatgaaagaaataaataattttttctagtCTAGTTTATGGTAGGAAAATTCTATAACTAATTGGAtgattttacaaataaaaataaaatggtaaTCATTGCAATTTATTTCTGCTAATATAATCTCCATGTTTCCTGTGATGCCTGTGTTGTCAGCCTGCTGGAATCCGTATTTTCAGAGTTATCTAGGATAAGCTCCCAAAGAAGGATAAGTGATGTTTACATATATGTGAGGTAAACACAAAAGGATCTTTCCAATACAGGGGAAAATAGCTTCTCTGCAACGATATGTTAAGCCAAGGACATCATGACTTGAGTTAGATTATGACAGAAACAGCATGTCAGCTCTTAGATGAAACCCGTAAGGAGAGAAATCTATGCAAAATTGTGTCAAATATAAGTAATCAGCTATTTTGTATTAACAGATTTGCCCATAATTACACTTTCCTAATGAATTGTTggaagaaacaaaattaaaaaatactttcgCTAAAGTTGAAGTTATCatattaattcataaaattttaatgaaaaaaatggcAGCATAAGTGATAGATCAGTGCGTGGTCAATTTGGAGTAGAACATCCCCTTTGAGCATCCTAGGGTGCCACTATTATTCAGTAACATATGAGCCAAATTTAGCTTAATGCAAACATGAAAAGCAAGGAACAATGATTCCACTACTGAGCACCATGCTCTATATATAACTTCCAAATGCTAAGGTGATAACCAAAAATTTTGAGGCATGTAGAAGGTGAAAAGGTTGtgtgatattttatttcttctggGTTCAATATTTATGCATCGAATCTCAAATTCATCTCTAGAAAAATAAGAGTTGTATAGACACAAAAAATCATTGAAGTGAAACAGCAGATGTCAATAGCCGTTTTAGAACTGGAATTCAACTTGATATCCCCAGAATTATTTCCCCCAATTAGAGCTAAAAGCAGAATCTGACAAGAGGCAAGCAAACTTTCAAAGCAAAATTGTGTTTTGTAACACTAGCAACCATGATAATATGCATATTGGTTAGAACATAACCAAGCACAAGAATTGTTGAGGCATTGACTAAATAGAAAGCTTCCTAAGTATTATTAAATCTGATCTGTCAGCAATATCACCCAATCTAACTTATTATGATAGTTTCACCACCCATTTCCAACATCATAAACAATTCTACATTGGATAATTCTGAAAATTCAGGTCAGCAAGCAAATTTGTCAAACCAAACATCATTCTTTAAGCATAAAATGTAGTGAGTTAAACAAACCATTTGGTCCTTATAGGTGACACTCACTTAAGAATCAATTCTTGTATGCAAAAACCTTaagttttagtccctataaggGCACATAGGGACTAAAACTTAAGAAATATAGTAAAAGTAGGGGCCAATGTGTACCAATAAGTAATATGAGTGTAAGTGGActataacttcaatttttttcatacaGGAACTGATTCATAAACGAGTGTCACCAATAAGGACCAAATGATTAGTTTAATTTAACCAATACAATTCTAAGCTCTAAAGCTAACTGCTAACAATTTATACAGTTAATGGATGACCACATAAATTCACTAGAGGATGGGGAATGTGTCCTTTATAAGTTACAGCTAAAAAGTTAACAGGGAAATTATACATCTGACTATAATCAAATAGATGATGGTACATAAATTAGATATAGATAATGATGCATCTACCTGTACCAACTTTTTGCACATGCTGAAGCTCAGGCCCCCCTTAGGTTCATTGTTGTAGTACTGCCTCCTACCAGTATAATGTATTGTTGAAATTGCTTCATCTGACTGAGAACTCTCAGTTATctgaaaatcaaattttatatgtaCATATTCATTTTGATTGCTTGACCTCCATAttccaatatttttatcatcCCTGTCTCCACCATCGCTTTCAAGAAAAACTCGAAAATTGAGAGTCCCTTTGTCATTCATGTTCAATAAATAGCCAATCATGTGTAAAATTACTTGAAAAGTCCTTGCCTCATCACCCATAACTGTTTCAGGCAAAGACTTCTGGACATCAATTTCAAAACCAAAGCCTTCATAAACACACAAGCACTTGGCAATGGAAGCAGCTTCCCTCACCATTGAATGCAGAAGGAAAGGTTTCATCTCTAACCGGAAGCCtcccttttcattttctgaaatctCCATTACATCATTAATCAAACTGGAGAGCACATGTCCAACTTTCAACATTGTATCACCAATAATCTTCTGCTCAGACCTCAAATTATCCTCTTGAAACAATGACAGCATCCCCAGAACAGAATGCATAGGCCTCCGCATTCCATGGCTCATCACCTTCTGAAACGACTTCCGTGCCTGGCTGGCCATCATTGCATT encodes the following:
- the LOC114371212 gene encoding protein EIN4-like encodes the protein MEITPPLLHHLWFLLLLLLCYLVLCASATDVEFDNCNCDDGEGIWSIHSILVGQKVSDFFIAVAYFSIPIELLYFVSRSNVPFKLLFLQFIAFIVLCGMTHLLNAYSYHGPPSFQLLLSLTVAKFLTALVSCATALTLPPLIPLLLKVKVRELFLRQNVMELGQEVGMMKKQKEASWHVRMLTREIRKSLDKHNILYTTLVELSKALDLHNCAVWMPNEDRREMHLTHELKTNSAKNFQNSIPVNDPDVLEIRKTKGVKILGPESALGAASSGGSVELGAVAAIRMPLLHVSNFKGGTPELVETCYAILVLVLPSSSTRVWTYHEMEIVEVVADQVAVALSHASVLEESQLMRQKLEERNRALQQAKKNAMMASQARKSFQKVMSHGMRRPMHSVLGMLSLFQEDNLRSEQKIIGDTMLKVGHVLSSLINDVMEISENEKGGFRLEMKPFLLHSMVREAASIAKCLCVYEGFGFEIDVQKSLPETVMGDEARTFQVILHMIGYLLNMNDKGTLNFRVFLESDGGDRDDKNIGIWRSSNQNEYVHIKFDFQITESSQSDEAISTIHYTGRRQYYNNEPKGGLSFSMCKKLVQMMQGNIWISPNSLGLVQGMTLLLKFQIGPSLEKSIFAPKDYSSSQFRGLKVVLAEDDGVNRTVTKKLLEKLGCQVIAVSSGFECLSAVSGAGNSFRIILLDLHMPEMDGFELAKRIRKFHSRSWPLIIALITSAEEHVREKCLLAGMNGLIQKPIVLHQIADELRTVLQRAGEKL